One Streptomyces sp. CNQ-509 DNA window includes the following coding sequences:
- a CDS encoding HAD family hydrolase, which translates to MSFQEKRCRPTGQFLVRFLLNSGVRVPDPAAFVHLFDLSRDSWYAESLPDSMEMLLRVVAEAQGVELPTELVALLDRMWSSVGDHPVPRENIEVIHAFHAHGLRNVIATNSCRPVERREETMRRIGLDFVKVVSSAEEGVAKPHPLFYDAVILAAGVQPHEIVFVGDNRRNDVSGPRFAGMRTAFVDRRRDKRLPPEREADGTLVLSHLSQFKVEHLEYWEG; encoded by the coding sequence GTGTCGTTCCAGGAGAAGAGGTGCCGCCCCACGGGACAGTTCCTCGTGCGGTTTCTCCTCAATTCCGGTGTCCGCGTTCCCGACCCGGCAGCATTTGTGCATCTCTTTGATCTATCACGGGATTCGTGGTACGCAGAATCCCTCCCGGATTCCATGGAGATGCTGCTGCGTGTCGTCGCTGAAGCGCAGGGAGTCGAGCTTCCCACCGAACTGGTCGCATTACTGGACCGGATGTGGTCCAGTGTCGGTGACCACCCAGTGCCCCGGGAAAATATCGAGGTCATTCACGCTTTCCACGCACACGGCCTGCGCAATGTGATCGCCACGAACTCCTGCCGTCCGGTCGAGCGCCGCGAGGAGACCATGCGGCGAATCGGCCTGGACTTCGTTAAGGTGGTCTCATCCGCGGAGGAGGGCGTTGCGAAGCCGCATCCTCTCTTCTACGATGCGGTGATCCTTGCTGCCGGGGTGCAGCCGCACGAGATAGTGTTCGTCGGTGATAACCGGCGCAACGATGTGAGCGGCCCCCGTTTCGCCGGGATGAGAACCGCCTTCGTCGACCGTCGCCGTGACAAGAGACTCCCCCCGGAACGCGAGGCCGACGGCACACTGGTTCTCTCGCACCTCTCCCAGTTCAAAGTGGAACACCTCGAATACTGGGAGGGCTAG
- a CDS encoding NUDIX domain-containing protein, producing MTISRRIFWRTVPAPLPNPSAESIREWPCWALGSQALLRDTRGRVALFKPAYRNRDGGLLLSGGAVEEGEDPYGALGREVSEETGLQRAPIRLLVTEWADADPKRKKPAGINLVYDVDVLAPGEWESVRLAPELSGKFLVRPEALKLHVAPLTERRIRAALQALDAGHVELPPLRYAPLSPRTRKK from the coding sequence ATGACCATCAGTCGACGAATTTTCTGGAGAACCGTGCCCGCTCCGCTCCCCAATCCATCTGCTGAATCGATCCGTGAATGGCCCTGTTGGGCCCTTGGTTCCCAGGCGCTGCTGCGTGATACGCGTGGACGTGTGGCATTGTTCAAACCCGCCTACCGGAACAGGGACGGGGGTTTACTCCTATCCGGCGGCGCTGTTGAAGAGGGTGAAGACCCTTACGGTGCTCTAGGCCGCGAGGTGTCCGAGGAGACCGGACTACAGCGGGCACCCATACGTCTGCTGGTAACGGAGTGGGCGGATGCGGATCCGAAGCGGAAGAAGCCCGCCGGGATCAATCTCGTCTACGACGTGGACGTTCTCGCCCCCGGGGAATGGGAGAGCGTTCGACTGGCTCCTGAACTGTCCGGCAAGTTTCTGGTGCGGCCGGAAGCTCTCAAACTCCATGTCGCTCCGCTGACGGAACGACGTATCAGGGCGGCCTTACAAGCGCTGGACGCAGGTCACGTGGAACTTCCCCCGCTGAGGTATGCGCCGCTTTCGCCGCGCACGAGGAAGAAGTGA